The following are encoded together in the Magnetospirillum gryphiswaldense MSR-1 v2 genome:
- the thrC gene encoding threonine synthase, with protein sequence MKYVSTRGNAPVLSFDDVLLAGLARDGGLYVPQSWPQFSASQIRAMRGLSYHEIAIEVMAPFVEGCLSRAELTELVVDTYAGFTHPAVAPLKQLGRNQWVLELFHGPTIAFKDYALQLVGRLFDHVLKKRGQHVTIVGATSGDTGSAAIEACRDRDSIDIVILHPHGRTSDVQRRQMTSVLSDNVRNLAVNGTFDDCQDMVKALFNDHGFRDTYNLSAVNSINWARVMAQIVYYFASAVALGSPDVPMTFSVPTGNFGNVFAGFCARQMGLPVEKFIVGSNSNDILTRFFETGVMNADGVVPTLSPSMDIQVSSNFERLVFHYLGNDGVAVGKLMDEFRATGRMDMPQGAYGAMRELFEGYRYNDDETLAVMKVMRAQTGEMLDPHSAIGVAAGIRGHSYKRSTLIALATAHPAKFPDAVEKATGIRPPLPDHMADLFERPERFDVIANDLAAVRDYVATFAGRVRT encoded by the coding sequence GTGAAATATGTCAGCACCCGGGGCAATGCGCCCGTTCTGTCCTTCGACGATGTCCTGCTGGCCGGTCTGGCCCGCGATGGCGGCTTGTACGTTCCGCAAAGCTGGCCACAATTTTCCGCAAGCCAGATCCGGGCCATGCGCGGGCTGTCCTATCACGAGATCGCCATCGAGGTGATGGCGCCCTTCGTCGAGGGCTGCCTGAGCCGGGCCGAGCTGACCGAATTGGTGGTCGATACCTATGCCGGTTTCACCCATCCGGCGGTGGCGCCGCTCAAGCAATTGGGCCGCAATCAGTGGGTGCTGGAACTGTTCCACGGCCCGACCATCGCTTTTAAGGATTATGCCCTGCAACTGGTCGGCCGTCTGTTCGACCACGTGCTGAAGAAGCGCGGCCAGCACGTCACCATCGTCGGTGCCACCTCGGGCGATACCGGTTCGGCCGCCATCGAGGCCTGCCGCGACCGCGATAGCATCGATATCGTCATCCTGCACCCCCATGGCCGCACCTCGGACGTGCAGCGCCGGCAGATGACCTCGGTGTTGTCGGACAATGTGCGCAATCTGGCGGTCAACGGCACCTTCGACGACTGCCAAGACATGGTCAAGGCGCTGTTCAACGATCATGGCTTCCGCGACACCTATAACCTGTCGGCGGTCAATTCCATCAACTGGGCCCGGGTGATGGCCCAGATCGTCTATTACTTCGCTTCCGCCGTGGCCTTGGGCTCGCCCGACGTGCCGATGACGTTTTCGGTACCCACCGGCAATTTCGGCAATGTCTTCGCTGGCTTCTGCGCCCGTCAAATGGGGCTGCCGGTGGAAAAGTTCATCGTCGGCTCCAACAGCAACGACATCCTGACCCGCTTTTTCGAAACCGGGGTGATGAATGCCGATGGCGTCGTCCCCACCCTGTCGCCCAGCATGGATATCCAGGTGTCGTCCAATTTCGAGCGTCTGGTGTTCCATTACCTGGGCAATGACGGCGTCGCCGTCGGCAAGCTGATGGATGAATTCCGCGCCACCGGACGCATGGACATGCCCCAGGGCGCCTATGGTGCCATGCGCGAGCTGTTCGAAGGCTATCGTTACAATGACGATGAAACCCTGGCGGTGATGAAAGTGATGCGGGCACAGACCGGCGAGATGTTGGACCCCCATTCGGCCATCGGCGTTGCCGCCGGCATCAGGGGCCATTCCTATAAGAGGTCGACCCTGATCGCCCTGGCCACCGCCCATCCGGCCAAGTTCCCCGATGCGGTGGAAAAGGCCACCGGCATCCGCCCGCCCCTGCCTGACCACATGGCCGATCTGTTCGAACGGCCCGAACGCTTCGACGTCATCGCCAATGATCTGGCTGCCGTGCGCGATTATGTCGCCACCTTCGCCGGGCGGGTGCGGACATGA
- a CDS encoding M16 family metallopeptidase has translation MSGLRQTTLPSGLRVLSDPMDTVESVSLGLWVDAGTRHEPADINGISHLLEHMAFKGTERRSARAIAEEMDAVGGHLNAYTARDHTAYYAKVLKEDSALALDILADILQNSTVDAEELAREQAVVVQEINQSFDTPDDIIFDHFQTTAFPDQPLGRPVLGTEELVRAMSRDTVLGYMATHYSAPRMVLSAAGRIDHDQLVELAGKAFAGLPTAADVVPAPALYQGGEYREERDIEQVNLVLGYGGVSYDDPDYYTASVLSTLLGGGMSSRLFQEIREKRGLVYSIYSFASSYADGGLFGIYAGTGEDEVEELVPVLCDEVVKITQGVDADELQRARAQLKASILMSLESTSSRCEQLARQVLVYGRPIPTQEVVDKVEAIDGAQIARVARRLFATPPTIAAIGPLSKLESHHSMVDRLKL, from the coding sequence ATGAGCGGATTGCGTCAGACCACCCTGCCCAGCGGCCTGCGCGTGCTCAGCGATCCCATGGACACGGTGGAAAGCGTGTCGCTGGGTCTGTGGGTCGATGCCGGCACTCGGCACGAACCGGCGGACATCAACGGTATTTCCCATCTGCTGGAACACATGGCCTTCAAGGGCACCGAACGCCGTTCGGCCCGCGCCATCGCCGAGGAAATGGACGCCGTCGGCGGCCATTTGAACGCCTATACCGCGCGTGACCACACCGCCTATTACGCCAAGGTGCTGAAGGAGGATTCGGCCCTGGCCCTGGATATCCTGGCCGATATCTTGCAAAACTCCACCGTCGATGCCGAGGAACTGGCGCGCGAGCAGGCGGTGGTGGTCCAGGAAATCAACCAATCTTTCGACACCCCCGACGATATCATCTTCGACCACTTCCAGACCACCGCCTTCCCCGACCAGCCCCTGGGCCGTCCGGTGCTGGGCACCGAGGAACTGGTCCGCGCCATGAGCCGCGACACCGTGCTGGGCTATATGGCCACCCATTATTCCGCCCCGCGCATGGTGTTGTCGGCGGCGGGCCGCATCGACCACGACCAATTGGTAGAGCTTGCCGGCAAAGCCTTTGCTGGCCTGCCCACCGCCGCCGACGTGGTGCCGGCCCCGGCCCTGTACCAGGGCGGCGAATATCGTGAGGAACGCGATATCGAGCAGGTCAATCTGGTGCTGGGCTATGGCGGCGTCAGCTATGACGATCCCGATTATTACACCGCCTCGGTGTTGTCGACCCTGCTGGGCGGCGGCATGAGCTCGCGCCTGTTCCAGGAGATCCGCGAAAAGCGCGGTCTGGTCTATTCCATCTATTCCTTCGCCTCGTCCTATGCCGATGGCGGCCTGTTCGGCATCTATGCCGGTACCGGCGAGGACGAAGTGGAGGAACTGGTCCCGGTGCTGTGCGACGAGGTGGTCAAGATCACCCAAGGCGTCGATGCCGATGAATTGCAGCGCGCCCGCGCCCAGTTGAAGGCGTCGATCCTGATGAGCCTGGAAAGCACCAGCTCGCGTTGCGAACAACTGGCCCGTCAGGTGCTGGTCTATGGCCGTCCCATCCCCACCCAGGAAGTGGTCGACAAGGTCGAGGCCATCGACGGCGCCCAGATCGCCCGCGTCGCGCGGCGGCTGTTCGCCACCCCGCCGACCATCGCCGCCATCGGTCCGCTGTCCAAGCTGGAAAGCCATCACTCCATGGTCGACCGGTTGAAACTGTAA
- a CDS encoding cache domain-containing protein: MAEAPAPPRNIRVPLLALVLLVCAQATWLIGEFGAERSASLQRQAMAPGNELTTLLRHETESAQRHLAIVQSQAEVVLKERVRQRADEAVAIAQAIHDQAAGTMPQAAIKALVREALRSPRFFSGRGYYFIDDMDGNCILLPTVPRLEGTSLMNNRDDAGRYIMRELIRAVSGPGDAGYVRYSWYPPNVTDRMDDKVAYARQFKPFGWLIGTGDYVSAVEDGLKADALERLRAVRLSRAGHLVVLDQNGVIKLFPDAPNLEGTRLENLTDGAEATALRAIRAIAVSGGGGTSFTMAVSDTGRQQTWFAWAQSEPTFNWVVGAMAAAGEETEVAESGLWRSLGRFVLPLVMLVVVAVWIMIILSDRQREKQT, translated from the coding sequence ATGGCGGAGGCACCAGCCCCACCCCGGAATATCCGTGTGCCCTTGCTGGCCTTGGTCTTGCTGGTCTGTGCCCAGGCCACTTGGCTGATCGGCGAGTTCGGCGCCGAACGCAGCGCCTCGCTGCAACGCCAGGCGATGGCTCCCGGCAACGAATTGACCACCTTGCTGCGACACGAGACCGAAAGCGCCCAACGCCATCTGGCCATTGTCCAATCCCAGGCCGAGGTGGTGCTGAAGGAAAGGGTGCGCCAGCGGGCGGACGAAGCGGTGGCCATCGCCCAGGCCATCCATGATCAGGCCGCAGGCACCATGCCCCAGGCGGCGATCAAGGCCCTGGTGCGCGAAGCCTTGCGCTCGCCCCGTTTCTTTTCCGGGCGCGGCTACTATTTCATCGACGACATGGATGGCAATTGCATCTTGCTGCCCACGGTTCCGCGGCTGGAAGGCACGTCGCTGATGAACAACCGCGACGATGCCGGGCGTTATATCATGCGCGAGTTGATCCGTGCGGTTTCCGGCCCCGGCGATGCCGGCTATGTCCGCTACAGTTGGTATCCGCCCAACGTCACCGACCGCATGGACGACAAGGTCGCCTATGCCCGCCAATTCAAGCCGTTCGGCTGGCTGATCGGCACCGGCGATTACGTCTCGGCGGTGGAGGACGGATTGAAGGCCGATGCCCTGGAACGCCTGCGGGCCGTGCGTCTGTCCCGGGCCGGCCATCTGGTCGTATTGGACCAAAACGGGGTGATCAAGCTGTTTCCCGACGCCCCCAACCTTGAGGGCACCCGGCTGGAAAATCTGACCGATGGGGCGGAAGCCACCGCGCTTCGGGCCATTCGCGCCATCGCCGTCTCGGGCGGCGGCGGCACCAGCTTCACCATGGCGGTCAGTGATACCGGACGGCAGCAGACGTGGTTCGCCTGGGCGCAAAGCGAACCCACCTTCAATTGGGTGGTCGGCGCCATGGCCGCTGCCGGTGAAGAAACCGAAGTGGCCGAAAGTGGCCTGTGGCGCAGCCTGGGCCGGTTCGTCCTGCCCCTGGTCATGCTGGTGGTGGTGGCGGTGTGGATCATGATCATCCTGTCCGATCGGCAGCGGGAAAAGCAGACATGA
- a CDS encoding PAS-domain containing protein: protein MDTDAHPLQQTLDALEDGVIRFDGDLNLLTWNRAVVDLMAFPPALMQVGTPFLSFVEFNVARGEHGPGERRLIVSQRLASLTDSYSRRRPDGTLIRIRSTAMADGGIVKVFTKVSEGRSTQDPVPALTAREREVLLWAAQGKTAWETAAILGISSKTVEFHLGNCGRKLGAATKAQTILAAARRGLLPL from the coding sequence ATGGACACGGACGCCCATCCGTTGCAGCAAACCCTGGACGCGCTGGAAGACGGGGTGATCCGCTTCGACGGCGACCTGAATCTGCTGACCTGGAACCGGGCGGTGGTGGACTTGATGGCGTTCCCGCCTGCATTGATGCAGGTGGGAACACCCTTTCTGTCCTTTGTCGAATTCAACGTGGCGCGGGGCGAACACGGCCCCGGCGAACGCCGCCTGATCGTCAGCCAGCGTCTGGCCAGCCTGACCGATTCCTATTCCCGCCGCCGTCCTGACGGCACGCTGATCCGCATCCGATCGACCGCCATGGCCGATGGCGGCATCGTCAAGGTCTTTACCAAGGTGAGCGAGGGGCGCAGCACGCAAGACCCCGTTCCCGCCCTGACTGCGCGCGAGCGTGAGGTGCTGCTGTGGGCGGCCCAAGGCAAAACGGCGTGGGAGACCGCGGCAATCCTCGGGATTTCATCGAAGACGGTGGAATTCCACCTGGGCAATTGCGGCCGCAAGCTGGGGGCGGCGACCAAGGCCCAGACCATCCTGGCCGCCGCGCGCAGGGGATTGCTGCCATTATGA
- a CDS encoding DEAD/DEAH box helicase, whose product MDFFPAGHPLTQALSQRNYTDLTSVQNAVLDPAARGRDLLVSAQTGSGKTVAFGLAIADTLLGDALAFGPASEPLALIVAPTRELALQVQRELTWLYQQAGGQVVACVGGMDPRAEQRMLGRGAHIVVGTPGRLRDHLERGALRTGQLRAVVLDEADEMLDLGFREDLEFILEATPQNRRTLLFSATLPKLIIALAKRYQRDSFRIAVSAGEHGHADIEYRAVRVAPNEIEHAVVNLLRYFESPGALVFCNTRESVRHLQAILQERGFAAVALSGELGQNERNQSLQALRDGRARVCVATDVAARGIDLPNINLVIHAELPQNGPTLQHRSGRTGRAGRKGVSVLLVQLSRRRKAELLLQSVGVQAAWSGAPSAEDIRQLDRERLIQSPLLTGETTEEDLEMARTLLAQRPAEEVAAALVRLYRSQLPAAEELFDPGSGPAPSTGPREPRAPREPREPRGDRPGAMAPGESVWFRLNVGRQKDADPRWLIPMICRHGKITKQEIGSIRIFERETRFEIEAGTAARFTAAIAQMERRDVRIEPLGESHGAEPERAARTAPRPQRPQGGPPPGKKPWKPKPRKQD is encoded by the coding sequence ATGGACTTTTTCCCCGCAGGGCATCCGCTGACCCAAGCCCTCAGCCAACGCAACTATACCGATCTGACCTCGGTGCAGAATGCGGTTCTCGATCCGGCGGCGCGCGGACGCGATCTGTTGGTGTCGGCGCAGACCGGATCGGGCAAGACGGTGGCGTTCGGGTTGGCCATTGCCGACACCCTGTTGGGCGATGCCTTGGCCTTTGGTCCGGCCAGCGAGCCGCTGGCCCTGATCGTTGCCCCCACCCGCGAACTGGCTCTTCAGGTGCAGCGTGAGCTGACCTGGCTTTATCAGCAGGCCGGCGGCCAAGTGGTGGCCTGTGTCGGCGGCATGGACCCGCGGGCCGAACAGCGCATGCTGGGCCGAGGCGCCCATATCGTTGTCGGCACCCCGGGCCGTCTGCGCGATCACCTGGAGCGCGGCGCCCTGCGCACCGGTCAGCTGCGCGCGGTGGTGTTGGATGAAGCCGATGAGATGCTGGATCTGGGCTTCCGCGAGGATCTGGAATTCATCTTGGAAGCGACGCCGCAGAACCGGCGCACGCTGCTGTTCTCGGCCACCCTGCCCAAGCTGATCATCGCCCTGGCCAAGCGCTATCAGCGCGATTCGTTCCGCATCGCCGTTTCCGCCGGCGAACACGGCCATGCCGACATCGAATATCGTGCCGTCCGCGTCGCCCCCAATGAAATCGAGCACGCGGTGGTCAACCTGCTGCGCTATTTCGAATCTCCCGGCGCCCTGGTGTTCTGCAACACCCGTGAATCGGTGCGCCATCTGCAAGCCATCTTGCAGGAACGCGGCTTCGCCGCCGTCGCCCTGTCGGGTGAGCTGGGCCAGAACGAACGCAATCAGTCGCTGCAAGCCCTGCGCGACGGTCGCGCCCGGGTCTGCGTCGCCACCGACGTGGCGGCGCGTGGCATCGATCTGCCTAACATCAATCTGGTTATCCATGCCGAGCTGCCGCAAAACGGCCCGACCTTACAGCACCGCAGCGGTCGTACCGGTCGCGCCGGGCGCAAGGGCGTCAGCGTCTTGCTGGTGCAGTTGTCGCGGCGGCGCAAGGCGGAATTGCTGCTGCAATCGGTGGGGGTGCAAGCCGCCTGGAGCGGTGCGCCGTCGGCGGAGGACATTCGTCAGCTCGACCGCGAACGGCTGATCCAAAGCCCGTTGCTGACCGGCGAAACCACCGAGGAGGACCTTGAAATGGCCCGCACCTTGCTGGCCCAGCGTCCGGCGGAAGAGGTGGCGGCGGCTCTGGTCCGTCTGTACCGCTCGCAATTGCCGGCGGCCGAGGAATTGTTCGATCCCGGTTCCGGCCCGGCCCCGTCCACCGGCCCGCGTGAACCGCGGGCGCCGCGTGAACCGCGCGAGCCGCGTGGTGATCGTCCCGGAGCCATGGCCCCGGGCGAAAGCGTGTGGTTCCGCCTCAATGTGGGACGGCAAAAGGATGCCGATCCGCGTTGGCTGATCCCGATGATTTGCCGTCACGGTAAGATCACCAAGCAGGAAATCGGTTCCATCCGTATCTTCGAGCGCGAAACCCGCTTCGAGATCGAAGCCGGAACCGCCGCGCGCTTCACCGCCGCCATCGCCCAGATGGAACGCCGCGATGTGCGCATCGAGCCCTTGGGTGAAAGCCACGGCGCCGAGCCGGAACGGGCGGCCCGCACCGCCCCACGCCCACAGCGTCCGCAAGGTGGTCCGCCGCCGGGCAAAAAGCCCTGGAAGCCCAAGCCGCGCAAGCAGGATTAA
- the infC gene encoding translation initiation factor IF-3 encodes MQTPPKNDGPRVNREIDVRSIRLVGAEGEMIGVVSLRDGLVMAEEAGLDLVEVSPNADPPVCKILDYGKFKYEAQKKKAEAKKKQKVIEVKEIKLRPNIDDNDYGVKMRAMRKFLEEGDKVKVTLRFRGRELAHQDLGMKVLERVRDDLENLGKIEQVPKMEGRQMVMVVSPK; translated from the coding sequence ATGCAGACGCCGCCCAAAAACGATGGGCCGCGCGTCAACCGAGAGATCGACGTCCGCAGCATTCGTCTTGTCGGCGCCGAAGGGGAGATGATCGGGGTCGTGTCCTTGCGCGACGGACTGGTCATGGCCGAAGAGGCCGGGCTCGATCTGGTCGAGGTCTCGCCCAACGCCGACCCGCCGGTCTGCAAGATTCTGGACTACGGCAAATTCAAGTACGAAGCCCAGAAGAAGAAGGCCGAGGCGAAGAAGAAGCAGAAGGTCATCGAGGTGAAGGAGATCAAGCTCCGTCCCAATATCGATGACAACGATTACGGCGTGAAGATGCGCGCCATGCGCAAGTTCCTGGAGGAAGGCGACAAGGTGAAGGTGACCTTGCGTTTCCGTGGTCGCGAATTGGCGCACCAGGATCTGGGCATGAAGGTGCTGGAGCGCGTGCGTGACGACCTGGAAAACTTGGGCAAGATCGAACAGGTCCCCAAGATGGAAGGCCGTCAGATGGTGATGGTGGTCTCGCCCAAATAA
- a CDS encoding carboxypeptidase M32: MSRAYDLLEARFKKAAILGDALSVLHWDMSAMMPEGGAEARAEQLALLKTLSHETLTAPDMADLLAAAKAEALDEWERANLHEMHRDWVHAAALPADLVDAMAKAESTCEMIWRQARPNADFAAVLPSLREILNLTIQAGQAKAEALGVGIYDALLDQYEPDGRSADIDAVFADLEAFLPDFIGQALEAQAARPEPQLPAGPFPVENQKQLGQRIMAVLGFDFHHGRQDVSAHPFCGGYPEDVRITTRYNTDDFTTALMGVIHETGHALYDFGLPTGKWRYQPVGRARGMQMHESQSLLMEMQACRSRGFAGFAAPLMQQAFDGTGSAWQPENLYRLGTRVKRGFIRVDADECTYPAHVIIRYGLEKALIEGRMDLADLPGAWNDGYRRLLGITPPDDRLGCLQDIHWYGGSWGYFPTYTLGAMSAAQLFAAGLAADPAIETGIAQGDFVPLLAWLRTHVHGKGSSLSTRDLLVAATGEPLDAGVFKAHLQKRYLD, from the coding sequence ATGTCCCGCGCATATGATCTTTTGGAAGCCCGTTTCAAGAAGGCGGCGATTTTGGGCGACGCCTTGTCGGTGTTGCATTGGGACATGTCGGCGATGATGCCCGAAGGCGGGGCCGAGGCCCGGGCGGAACAACTGGCGCTGTTGAAGACCCTGTCGCATGAAACCCTGACCGCCCCCGACATGGCCGATCTGCTGGCGGCGGCCAAGGCCGAGGCGCTGGACGAGTGGGAACGGGCCAATCTGCACGAAATGCACCGCGATTGGGTGCATGCCGCCGCCCTGCCCGCCGACCTGGTCGATGCCATGGCCAAGGCCGAATCGACCTGCGAGATGATCTGGCGCCAGGCCCGGCCCAATGCCGATTTCGCCGCCGTATTGCCGTCCTTGCGGGAAATCCTGAACCTGACCATCCAGGCTGGCCAAGCCAAGGCCGAGGCTCTGGGGGTGGGCATCTACGACGCTCTGCTCGATCAGTACGAGCCCGATGGCCGCTCTGCCGACATCGACGCGGTGTTCGCCGACCTGGAGGCCTTTTTGCCCGATTTCATCGGCCAGGCCCTGGAGGCCCAGGCGGCCCGCCCGGAACCGCAACTGCCCGCCGGCCCGTTCCCGGTGGAAAACCAGAAACAACTGGGTCAGCGCATCATGGCGGTGCTGGGCTTCGACTTCCATCATGGTCGCCAGGATGTCAGCGCCCATCCGTTCTGCGGCGGCTACCCCGAGGATGTGCGCATCACCACCCGCTACAACACCGACGACTTCACCACGGCGCTGATGGGGGTGATCCACGAGACCGGCCATGCGCTTTACGATTTCGGCCTGCCCACGGGTAAATGGCGCTATCAGCCGGTGGGCCGGGCGCGCGGTATGCAGATGCATGAAAGCCAAAGCCTGCTGATGGAGATGCAGGCCTGCCGGTCGCGCGGCTTCGCTGGCTTCGCCGCCCCCCTGATGCAACAGGCCTTCGACGGCACCGGGTCAGCATGGCAGCCGGAAAACCTCTATCGCCTGGGCACCCGGGTCAAACGCGGCTTCATCCGCGTCGATGCCGACGAATGCACCTATCCCGCCCATGTCATCATCCGCTATGGCCTGGAAAAGGCGCTGATCGAGGGTCGCATGGATTTGGCCGACCTGCCCGGCGCCTGGAACGACGGCTATCGCCGCCTGCTGGGCATCACGCCTCCCGATGACCGCTTGGGCTGCTTGCAGGACATACACTGGTATGGCGGCTCGTGGGGTTATTTCCCCACCTACACCTTGGGCGCCATGAGTGCCGCCCAATTGTTCGCCGCTGGCTTGGCCGCCGACCCGGCCATCGAGACCGGCATCGCCCAGGGCGATTTCGTCCCGCTGTTGGCGTGGTTGCGCACCCATGTCCATGGCAAGGGATCAAGCCTGTCCACCCGCGACCTGCTGGTCGCCGCCACCGGCGAACCGCTGGATGCCGGGGTGTTCAAGGCGCATTTGCAGAAACGCTACTTGGACTAA
- a CDS encoding NUDIX hydrolase — protein sequence MRVSVWVAVVCPGTNRVLLAKRGPTTRNAGRWNFFGGGIDDGEHPEDTALRELAEEAGISAARDDLIYLGHCQTGTKRNLLFVVTTQSEFAPAINHESQDWCWMALSDLLALRRLHGPTQKLSPLLRQWLETLPKTQPAASQSRWEWLLSQVSRCWG from the coding sequence ATGCGGGTTTCGGTGTGGGTGGCGGTGGTTTGTCCGGGCACCAATCGGGTGTTGCTGGCCAAGCGTGGCCCGACCACCCGCAATGCCGGACGCTGGAATTTCTTCGGCGGCGGCATCGACGATGGTGAGCATCCGGAAGACACCGCCTTGCGTGAACTGGCGGAAGAAGCCGGCATCAGCGCCGCCCGCGATGACCTGATCTATCTGGGGCATTGCCAGACCGGGACCAAGCGTAATCTGCTGTTCGTGGTGACGACGCAATCCGAGTTCGCGCCAGCCATCAATCACGAAAGCCAGGATTGGTGTTGGATGGCGCTCTCCGATCTGCTGGCCCTGCGGCGCCTGCACGGCCCCACCCAAAAGCTGTCGCCGTTGCTGCGCCAATGGCTGGAAACCCTGCCCAAAACACAGCCCGCCGCCAGTCAAAGCCGATGGGAGTGGCTGCTGTCCCAGGTGTCTCGCTGTTGGGGGTGA
- the elbB gene encoding isoprenoid biosynthesis glyoxalase ElbB — MAKAKFAVILSGCGVYDGAEIHEAVLTLLAIDRAGAAYQCFAPDVAQMHVVNHLTGQPAEESRNVLVEAARIARGHIKPLSDLDMAEHDALILPGGFGAAKNLCTFAIAGPDCTVDPQTERVIKAAHAAGKPIGALCIAPALIAKVLGPVTVTIGSDAGTAQAVEATGASHVTTSHGQTVVDRANKLVSSPCYMLDATISQIDDGAQAVVSDILKMLG, encoded by the coding sequence ATGGCCAAGGCCAAATTCGCGGTGATTTTGTCGGGATGCGGGGTCTATGACGGCGCTGAAATCCACGAGGCGGTGCTGACCTTGCTGGCCATCGACCGGGCCGGGGCGGCTTATCAGTGCTTCGCCCCCGATGTGGCGCAGATGCATGTGGTCAACCACCTGACCGGCCAGCCCGCCGAGGAAAGCCGCAACGTCCTGGTGGAAGCGGCGCGCATCGCCCGCGGCCATATCAAGCCCCTGTCGGATCTGGACATGGCCGAGCATGACGCGCTCATCCTGCCCGGCGGTTTCGGTGCCGCCAAGAATCTGTGCACCTTCGCCATTGCCGGCCCCGATTGCACCGTCGACCCCCAGACCGAACGGGTGATCAAGGCCGCCCACGCCGCCGGCAAGCCCATCGGTGCCCTATGCATCGCCCCCGCCTTGATCGCCAAGGTGTTGGGCCCTGTCACCGTCACCATCGGCTCCGATGCCGGCACGGCGCAGGCGGTGGAAGCCACCGGGGCCAGCCATGTGACCACCAGCCACGGCCAGACCGTGGTCGATCGGGCCAACAAGCTGGTGTCGTCACCGTGCTACATGCTGGACGCCACCATCTCGCAAATCGACGACGGCGCCCAGGCGGTGGTCTCCGACATCCTGAAGATGCTGGGCTGA